GCTACTTCGGGCCGCACACGCATGAGGGCCTCACCTCGTTCCAGCGCGAGATCGGCCTGGCCGCCGACGGCATCTGCGGACCGGACACGCTGCGTTCGCTCGACCTGCTCGGCGCCCGCGTCACCGGCGGCAACCCGCACCGGATCGCCGAGGAAGAGGTGGTGCACCGGGCCGGGCCGCAGCTCACCGGCAAGCGCATCGTGATCGATCCCGGCCTGGGCGGACCGGACAAGGGACATCCGGTGCCGTCCGAGTACGGCGACGTGTACGAGTCGGAAATCCTGTGGGACTTGGCAAGCCGGCTCGAGGGCCGGATGGCCGCGACCGGCATGGAGACGTTCCTGTCCCGCCCCTGGGGCGCCAATCCGACCGACGCCGAACGGGCCGACACGTCCAACGCCTTCGACGCCGACCTGATGATCTCGCTGCGCTGCGCCACCAATCCGAGCCCGCTGGCCAACGGCGTCGCCGGCTTCTACTTCGGTAATTCGCACGGCTCGGCGTCGATGATCGGTCAGGTCTTGGCCGGTTTCATCCAGCGCGAGGTCGTTGCGCGCACCTCGCTGCAGGATTGCCGGACGCACGCGCGGACCTGGGATCTGTTGCGGCTCACCAAAATGCCGACGGTGCAGATCGATATCGGCTATCTGACAAACGATTACGACGCCAACGTGCTCACCAACCCGCGCATGCGGGACGTGATCGCGGAGGCGATCCTGATCTCGGTCAAGCGGCTCTACCTGCTCGGCCAGGACGATCAGCCGACCGGCACCTACACCTTCGCCGAGCTGCTCGCCGAGGAACTGGCCGCCGCCGACCGCATGTAGTCGCACCCCGAAACAACAAGGGCCCCGCACCGATTCCCTCGCCGGTGCGGGGCCTTTTCGGCAGTGGGTCAGCGCACGCCGACCCGAGCGGGTGGCGTCATCGACGCGGCCGCCAGCAGCTGATCGAGGGCGCGCTCGACGTCTTCCTTCCAGCCGTGGTCGGAGTTGAGCTCCAGACGCAACCGCGGGAACTTGTGGTGCGGCGCGACCACCTCGAAGCCGACATCCTCCAGGAAATCGGCCTCGATCATGCAGGTTTCCGGTGAACATTCGGCCATCGCGCCCGCCGCGGAACCCTTGATCGGCGCGATGATTCGCTCCATCAGCGTCATCGACCCGAACCGCTCGGACAGCGCGTGTGCCGGGGGATCGGACCGGATACCGAACGCCTCGAGCGCGCGGACACCGCGGCGCACCAGGTCGGCCACCACGGCCTGCATCAACTGATGGGCAACCTCGGCATCCTGATACGGGAATTCGGCCCGCAGCGTGGTCAGCAGGACAGCGTCCGGGCTCACCGGCGAGGTGGGGAACAGGGTGGCGCGTGGCACCGCGCTCGGCGGGGAGTACAGCGCACAGCCCGCGACATTGCCGTCGACATTGGCCACCTGCCCACACGAGCCCCACTCCAGCAGGACCGTGGACAGCCAGGCCTCCTTCTCGAAGACCGGATCGCTGAAGCCGCGGGAGTCCTCGGCCACCGCGGGATCCATCTCCCAGAACACGCAACGCCGGGAGTGCGCGGGGAGCTTGTCCAGCTCGCCGAGGGTTAGGGCCGTGACGCTGGTCGACACCGCTCTGCTCAGCCTCCAGCTATCCGATTCATCCACGCTCATGCTCCGCCTCGCCTACGCTCGGCACCGGCATGTGCGAGGCGCGCTGACAATGGGGATGTCTGCTCACACCGCATCACAATTCACTCGCCAGCAAGAATAAGCGATCAACTGATCCCGCCTCATTCCACGTCGCTGTGCTGTTGGTAAGGAACTTGTGCTGGTTCGATCCCGGAATCATCCGTCGTCACAGTGACGTTTCAACTCCGGGCCCGTACCTGTCGCAATCACAAGTTTATTTTCGCCACTTCTGTCACAAGTCGCGCTGGGTCTGTTCCATCAAACGAACGATGCGCTCGAGGTCGTCGACCGAACCGAACTCGACGACGATCTTGCCTTTGCGCTTGCCCATGCTCACGATCACCCGGGTGTCGAACGAGCCGGACAGCCGATCCGCCACATCCTGCAAACCCGGCATCTGGATCGGCTTGCGCTGTGGGGTAGGGGCTTCCTCCGGAACCGGCGCGAGCGCCTTCTCCTGGTTCGCGAGATGGACGGCCTCCTCGGTGCTGCGCACGGAGAGGCCCTCGGCGACAATGCGCTTCGCCAATTCATCCTGGGCGTCCACGCCGCCTTCCAAACCGAGCAGTGCCCGCGCGTGTCCGGCCGACAGCACACCCGCCGCGACCCGGCGCTGCACCGAGATCGGTAGCTTCAGCAGGCGGATCATGTTGGTGACGGCCGAGCGGGACCGGCCGATGCGGTCGGCGAGCACCTCATGGGTGACGCCGAATTCCTCCAGCAGCTGCTGATAAGCAGCCGCCTCTTCCAACGGGTTGAGCTGCACGCGGTGGATGTTCTCCAGCAGCGCGTCACGCAACATCGACTCGTCCGCGGTCTCCCGGACGATCGCGGGGATGACGGTGAGGCCGGCCTCCTGCGAAGCGCGCCACCGGCGTTCGCCCATGACGAGCTGAAACTTGTCGACCCCCGGCTCGACCCGACGCACCACGATCGGCTGCATCAGACCGAATTCCTTGATCGAATGCACCAGCTCGCCCAGCGCCTCCGCCTCGAACACCTGGCGCGGCTGCTTCGGGT
This genomic stretch from Nocardia brasiliensis ATCC 700358 harbors:
- a CDS encoding N-acetylmuramoyl-L-alanine amidase: MHRLRHGDSGPAVAEVRSTLASLGFLHAHVDADGADAREYWKDTEASFDHRLDSAVRAFQQHRGLLVDGVVGPATYRALKEASYRLGARTLIYQLSAPLYGDDVATLQRKLQDLGFYVHRVDGYFGPHTHEGLTSFQREIGLAADGICGPDTLRSLDLLGARVTGGNPHRIAEEEVVHRAGPQLTGKRIVIDPGLGGPDKGHPVPSEYGDVYESEILWDLASRLEGRMAATGMETFLSRPWGANPTDAERADTSNAFDADLMISLRCATNPSPLANGVAGFYFGNSHGSASMIGQVLAGFIQREVVARTSLQDCRTHARTWDLLRLTKMPTVQIDIGYLTNDYDANVLTNPRMRDVIAEAILISVKRLYLLGQDDQPTGTYTFAELLAEELAAADRM
- a CDS encoding GNAT family N-acetyltransferase; its protein translation is MSTSVTALTLGELDKLPAHSRRCVFWEMDPAVAEDSRGFSDPVFEKEAWLSTVLLEWGSCGQVANVDGNVAGCALYSPPSAVPRATLFPTSPVSPDAVLLTTLRAEFPYQDAEVAHQLMQAVVADLVRRGVRALEAFGIRSDPPAHALSERFGSMTLMERIIAPIKGSAAGAMAECSPETCMIEADFLEDVGFEVVAPHHKFPRLRLELNSDHGWKEDVERALDQLLAAASMTPPARVGVR
- a CDS encoding ParB/RepB/Spo0J family partition protein, which gives rise to MSQAKKGGLGRGLAALIPTGPATAPGLSSQAASVIGLDPIGPQPASAYLHRVPDPAEEDLASGGAVYREIPPEQIEPNPKQPRQVFEAEALGELVHSIKEFGLMQPIVVRRVEPGVDKFQLVMGERRWRASQEAGLTVIPAIVRETADESMLRDALLENIHRVQLNPLEEAAAYQQLLEEFGVTHEVLADRIGRSRSAVTNMIRLLKLPISVQRRVAAGVLSAGHARALLGLEGGVDAQDELAKRIVAEGLSVRSTEEAVHLANQEKALAPVPEEAPTPQRKPIQMPGLQDVADRLSGSFDTRVIVSMGKRKGKIVVEFGSVDDLERIVRLMEQTQRDL